In the Halorubrum ruber genome, GGCGGCGCTCGCGGAGCGCCTCCAGCTGTCGCCGGAAGTAGACCGTCCCGGCGACCGCGGCGACCGCTCCGATCACGAGGATGACGCCGAACACCACTAAGTCGCCCTCGCGGTACGACTGGACGACGATCGAGCCGCCCGACACCCCGTCCCAGACGATCCGGTCGCGGTCGCCGACCGCCTCGACGGAGTGGTCACGCGGCGACACGTGGCCGACGATCGGGAACTCCGTGGTGAAGCCCGGCGGGAGCGTCACGGCGTACGACCCCTCGACGTAGGCGCGCATCGTGAACCGGCGCGGCGACCCGGCGCCCGAGAACGCCGCCTCCCCGCCGGCCATGTCGTCCGCGAACCGGATCCACGTCTCGTCGGTCGTCCGCTCGATCTCGCCGCCGCGGGCGCGGAACTCGCTGCCCGTGATCACCTCGCCGTCGGGGTACCGATACCGGAACGCCTCGAACTCCAGGGGCTGGTCGCCCGCGTACGGCGTCTGCTCGTACAGCCGGATCTCCTCCCGGTCGCCGACCGCGTACACGGCGGTGTACCTCGCGTCCGTCGAGAGGGTGAACGCGGCGTCGCGGTCCGTGTCGAACTCGTACTCGCGGGGCGGCTCGGCGTCGAGCGTCTCGTTCGTCACCTCGCCGCCGCCGGTCGCGTAGCCGAGGCAGCCGGCGCTGACCGCGAGGAGGGCGATCGCCGCCGCCGCGAGCGCGAAGCGTCTGTTCACGGTTCTCGGATCTGGTTAGACCACACAGCGCATCTCGGCCGGGAGGTACGAGCCGATGGCGGCCAGCAGTCCCGGCGGGTCGGTGCCTTCCGCGCAGACGATGCTCTGTTCGAGGAGGCCGAGCCGCTCGACGGTGACGATGTCCTGCGCGTGGCCCGCGCGGTTCACCGTCGCGCGCGTCTCGCCGCGCGTCGCCGAGTTGACGTTCACCCGGCCGTCGCCGCGCTGCCAGTCGTACAGGCGGTCGCGCTCCGCGTCGGCGAGCCGACTCGGCTCCGCGTCCGGGTCACCGGCGTCGCCGCCGTAAACGAACCGCATCGGGAGGTGCTGGACGAGGCCGAACCGCTCGACGACCTGCTCCGGCGAGCCGACGCCGAGCCCGAGCTCGTCGGCCGGGACGAACACGTCGACGCCGGCGTCGAGCGTGAACCCGACGTCGTCCCACGACTCGAGCGTCCCGACGTACTCCTCGCCCGCTTCGAGGCCGCCGTCGTGGGCGACGATCTCGCCCCACGTCTCCGCGAGGACGTTGCGCGCGACCGGCGCGTCCTCGCCCGTCACGTCGATCTGGACGAAGTCGTCGTCGCGGACGCCCACCTGCCAGTCGACGTCGAGCTCGCCCACGTCGTTGGCGACGAGCGAGTTCATGCCGTCGAGGGCGCGCTCGCGGGCGTCGCCCTCGACGTAGCACTTGGTTGCGAGGACGACCATCAGCCGGTCACGTCCACGTTGAGCTCGTCGCGCAGCGCCTCGATGCGCTGGTCCATCGCGTCGCGGAGCCGGTCGTTGTCCATCGCTTCGAGCGGCGAGCCGCACTCGGGGCACTCGAAGCCGAAGTCCATCGCCTCGCCGAACTCGAAGCGGATCGAACACACCTCACAGAGGTAGAACTCGTGGGTGCGCTCGTACTCCTCGCGCTCCTCTAAGGCCTCGAGCAGTCGGTACATCTCCTCCTGGAGGTTCTCCGGGATGTTGTCGTAGTGGAACGTCCACAGGTACGTGAGCCACCCGGAGTCCTCGTCGCGGACGCGCCGGTACGTCGCCAGGTCGTTCTCGTACAGGATGAACAGCGCGCGCCGCACGTCGTTGAGCTCTAAGCCTAACTCCTCGGCCAGCTCCTCGTCGGTGACCTCGCCGTCGGGCGGCGCGGCCGCGACCGGCATCCCCGTCGGCCCCACCAGCTCGTGGAGGTACTTCTGGATGACGGGGTCGTTCAGTAGATCCTCAAAAGCCATTACGGGAAACTGGTGGTGGAATCCGGTTAAAACCTCCGAAAGGCGCGGTCGCGCTCCTCGCACGATCCCGGAGCGATCACCCTTCGGACCCCGCGGCCGACCCGCGGGTCCGGCAGAGCTTTACGGGCCGTGGCTCACACTCGCCCGTATGGCAGACTCGGTGGACGGACGGGGGCGACGCGCGCTCGGGGCCCTCGCGCTCCTCGCGGTCCCGGCGGTGCTGGCGGCGGTCCCGCTGGTCCCGCTCGCCGCGCTGCTCGGCCCCGGCGGGCTCGGGCTCGTCCCACTCGGCGCGCCCGGGGGACTGCTCGCCGCGGTCGTCGTCGGTCCCGCTGCTTCGGCGATGCTCGGCCCGGTCCTCGTCGACAGGCGGATCGCGCGGCTCCCCGCCGCCGACCTCGACGACCGCCGCGCCGACTTCGTCGCCGACCGCGTCGAGACGCTCGCGGCCGAGGTCGGCGTCGACGCGCCCGAGGTGACCGCGGTCCGCGCCGACGCCGCGAACGTCGCTGCGACGGACGGCTACCGCGGGTCGCGGCTCGTGGTCTCGACGCGGCTGCTCGCCCTCCCGAAGGCCGACCGCGACGCCGCGCTGCGCCACGCGCTGGTGCGGATCCGGACGCGGCAGGCGCTGCTCACGACCGCGACGCTCCCGGCGCTGGCGGCCGTCGAGACCGCGGCGCTGCTCGCGACGCTGCTCGTGGGACGGCGCGGAGACCGCACCGCCGCGGACCGGCGCGTCAACCGGATCCACGGCTACGAGCCGGACCGCGAGCGCGTCCCGTCGTGGGCGTACGCGGCCGCCGGGGTCTGCTGCTGGCTCTTGCTCCTCCCGGCGTGGATCCCCGCGACGGTCGGCGATCGACTCGCTGTCGCCGGCGGGCGGCGCGCCGCGGACGCGCTGGTCGCGCGGGCCGGGAGCGAGGAGCGGAACGGGCTCGGCAACGCGGTCGCGTTCGCCGGCGACGCCGCGGGCGCCGGCGACTGGCCGCCGCTCCTCGACCGGCTCTCCTTCGTCTCCATGGCCGACGCCGAGACGGGTCGCGTGCGCGGGACGAGCCGCCAGGAGGCGCGGACGCGGCTCGCGCGGCTCCGCTCGAAGCGGGCGCTGTAGGCGGCCGCGCGGCGGGCTCGCCCCCCGATCAGGGATCGACCGGCACTTCGATCCGGATCGTCGTCCCGCTCTCCGTGGTGTCGACGTCGAACTCGCCGCCCGCCTTCGCCACGACCCAGTACATGAGCCAGATGCCGAGCCGGTCGGCGTGGGTCAGCGACGTCTCGCCCGCCACTAACACCTGCGTCTCGTGGTCCGGGATCCCGGGGCCGTCGTCCTCGACCTCGATCGCGACCCACCCCGGCGGACTGCGCTCGACGCGCACCTCGACCGACGGCGACGGCGCGTCGTTGTGCTTCACGGCGTTCTCGACCGCCTCCGCCACGGCGACCGGGAGGCCGACGACCGTCGCCTCTATCGGGTCGTCGTCCGGGAGCGTCAGGCTCACCTCGGCGTCCGGGTAGCGGCTCCGCATCCGGTTCCGGAGTTCGATCAGCTCGTCGCGGAGGTCGATCGGGGCGTCGAGCGCGGGCGCCGAGACCGTCTCGTCGACTTTCTGAACCGCCTCCGCGATCCCCGTGAGGTCCGCAGCCGTCTCGGAGATCACGTCGAGCGCCCGGCGTTGCGACTCCTCGTCGGGACCGTTTCGGAGCAGGCCCGCGTACCCCGTGATGAGGTTCATCTTGTTCCGGAGGTTGTGGTTGAGCACCCGGGCCATCACCTCCAGGCGCCGCTCGCGGATCTTCCGTTCGGTGATGTCCGTCTGGAACCCGACGAAGTGCGTGGTCTCGCCCGCCTCGTTTTGTAGGGGCTCGATCTGGAGCCGGTTCCAGAACTTCTGTCCGTTCGCTCGGTAGTTGAGGATGTCCACGTCGACCGACCGCTCCTCGTCGAGTCCTGCCCGGATCTCGTCGGTCGTCTCGTCGGCCGTGTCGGGACCTTGGAGGAATCGGCAGTCCTCGCCGAGCCGCTCCTCGCCGTAGCCGGTCAGCGCCTCGAACTCCTCGTTGAGGTACGCGAGCGGGTTGTCGTCGCCGTCCGTCGCCCGCGCGAGGGTGATTCCTACGGGGGCCTCGTCCATCGCTCGCTCCGTGAGCCGCAGCTCCGCGACGGTCCGCCTGAGGCGGAGCGAGGTGGTCCGGCGCTCGATCAGGTTCGAGACCCGAGTGAGCAGCGCCCGTCGGGTGACCGGCAGCTCGATGACGTCGTCGACGCGATCCCACGCGCGGTCGGCCGGCCGCCCCCGAGACCCCTCGCTCACCAACAGCACGAACGGAAGGAACGCGGGATCTGCGCGCTCGCGCCGGGAGTCCAGCGCGTCGCCGGCGGCGTCGAAGGCCTTCGCGTCGAGGACGCAGCAGTCGAACTCGCCGTCGAGCGCGGACGGGTCGCTCCCGGTCCGGATCCGATAGCGCTCGCCCAGCGCCTCGGCGAGCAGGTCGCGGTCGCGGTCGGCGTCCATCAGGAGAAGGACCGTCGCGTCGCCGCCCGCGGTCGGCGTCTCCCCGCGCACGCGATCGGCGGTTCGGACGTTGTCGCCGACCGCCTCGCCGGGGTCGGACCCGTCGCTGTCGACACCAGCGACAGTCGGACCCGACTCCGAATCCATCTCGTTTCAACGAGGCAGGGAACGCACTAAGAACTACCCATATATATGGCGGTCGCGGCCGACCGGGGTGGTATGACATCGCCAACGGCCGAGCGAGCGTCGACCGGCATCGCCGGGCTCGATGAGATTCTGTCCGGCGGCCTCGTTCCCGAACGGAGTTACATGATCCGCGGGCAGGCCGGGAGCGGGAAGACGATCTTGAGCCTCCACTTCCTCCAGCAGGGCGTCGACGAGGGGGAGACGGCGCTGTTCGTCAACCTCGAGGAGGACCTCCGCGACCTGAAGGCGAACGCGGCCGCGCTCGGCTTCGACACCGACGCGATCGAGTTCCTCGATCTGAGTCCGGGCGCCGACGCGTTCGTCGAGGACGAGTCGTACGAGGTGTTCGAGCCGGCGGAGGTCGAACGCGAGCCGCTGACCGACCGCATCGTCGAGGGCGTCACCGCGGTCGACCCGGACCGCGTCGTCGTCGACCCGCTGACCCAGCTCCGCTTCCTGCTGTCCGACGACTACCAGTTCCGGAAGCAGGTGGTCGGGTTCATGCGGTTTTTAAAGGACCGCGGGGCGACGGTGCTGTTCACCGTCCAGAACACCGAGTCGCTGCCGACGGACGACTTGGAGTTCATCACGGACGGGACGATCCGACTGGACGCCGCGTCGTACGGCAAGACGGTGAGCGTCCCGAAGTTCCGCGGCTCGGCGACGCAGGGCGGCGACCACGCCTACCGGGTCACCGACTCGGGGATCGAGGTGTATCCGGCGCTCCAGCCCGGTGTGCGCAACGCGGGCGACGGCCGGTTCGAGCAGATCTCTTCCGGCATTCCGGAGGTCGACGAGCTGCTCCACGGCGGCATCGAGCGCGGCACCGTCAGCATCGTGAGCGGGCCGACCGGCGTGGGGAAGACGACCCTCAGCACGCAGTTCATGAAGGAGGCCGCGGGCCGGGGCGAACGCTCCGTCATCTACCTGTTCGAGGAGACGAGGGGGACGTTCCTCGCCCGGTCGCGGGCGGTCAACATCCCGGTGGACCAGATGATGGAGAAGGGGACCCTTGAGGTGGTCGAAGTGGAAGCGTTAGAGCGGTCGCCACAGGAGTTCGCGCGGATGGTCCGCGACGAGGTCGAGGGGCGGGACGCCGACATCGTCATGATCGACGGCATCTCCGGCTACCGGCTGACGCTCCGCGGCGGCGACGACCAGATGCTCCAGCAGATACACGCGCTCGGTCGCTACCTGAAGAACGCGGGCGTGACGGGGATCTTCGTCGACGAGACGCGGAACGTCACCGGGGAGTTCCAGGCGACGATGGAGAACGTCAGCTACCTCGCCGACAACATCCTGTTCCTCCGCCACCTCGAGGTCGACGGCGAGATCCGGAAGGCGATCGGCGTCTTAAAAAAGCGCACGAGCGACTTCGAGCGCACGATCCGCGAGTTCAAGATCACGGAACACGGGATCACCGTCGGCGAGCCGATGTCCGGGCTCCGCGGAATCTTGAGCGGCACGCCCGAGGTCCTCGACCGGGAGCGGCGCGGGGCGGAGCGCGGCGACCGCGACGAGTAGCGCGTCTCAGCTCGGACCGGCGGGGTCGGAGCCGTCGTCGTCCGCAACCTCTTCCCCCGCGTCGACCACCGTCTTGCCGATCGCCTCCGGGACCACGCGACGGTCGGCGTCCGCCCACTCGCGGTCCAGCTCCGCGCCCTCGAACAGGCGGTCGAGGAAGACGGAGAGCCCGGCGACCTCGGAGTGCGGCTGGTTCGTCACGCCCACGTTGAAGTCGGCGCGCTCGTACAGCGCCCACGGCACCTTCTCGCCGCCGACCACGACGAGGAGGTCGCGCGGCGGCGACGCCTCCCCGACGACCTCGGGCTCGTCGAGGCCGACCGCCTCGCGGACGTCTTCCTCCACGTCCTGAACGCGCTCGCCGTACATCGTGAGGTGGACGACGACGCCCTCGAAGTTCCCGACGAACGCCTTCTGGTCGTCGCGGAGCTCGACCGCGAACGGCCCGCCGAACCGGTCGGTGATATCGCGGACCGTCTCCGCCGACTGCCCCGCGTTGTCGGGGAGTATCACCCGGTCGGCGCCGAGCGCCCGCGCCGTGAGCCCGACGTGCGTCGTCATGCGGTCGTCGCGCCCCGGCCGGTGGCCGTACCGGAGGACGACGACCTCGCGCGCATCGTTCATGCCACGGAGTGCGAGGGCGAGTCGGGTGTCGCTTTCGATGCGAGGGCGCGGCCGTGTTGATCCGTACTCGTGGATCGAATTGGAGCGAGTCGACCCGAGGTGACCACGTAACTGAAACCTTCTTGTGGGAGGCGGTCGCGGTATGCGCCATGACGAGCGTCAAGGAGTTCCGCGTCGACGAGCCGGCGACCGCCGACGGGCTCGGCCGGGGGCGGTTCGTCTTCACGG is a window encoding:
- a CDS encoding ATP-binding protein, with the translated sequence MDSESGPTVAGVDSDGSDPGEAVGDNVRTADRVRGETPTAGGDATVLLLMDADRDRDLLAEALGERYRIRTGSDPSALDGEFDCCVLDAKAFDAAGDALDSRRERADPAFLPFVLLVSEGSRGRPADRAWDRVDDVIELPVTRRALLTRVSNLIERRTTSLRLRRTVAELRLTERAMDEAPVGITLARATDGDDNPLAYLNEEFEALTGYGEERLGEDCRFLQGPDTADETTDEIRAGLDEERSVDVDILNYRANGQKFWNRLQIEPLQNEAGETTHFVGFQTDITERKIRERRLEVMARVLNHNLRNKMNLITGYAGLLRNGPDEESQRRALDVISETAADLTGIAEAVQKVDETVSAPALDAPIDLRDELIELRNRMRSRYPDAEVSLTLPDDDPIEATVVGLPVAVAEAVENAVKHNDAPSPSVEVRVERSPPGWVAIEVEDDGPGIPDHETQVLVAGETSLTHADRLGIWLMYWVVAKAGGEFDVDTTESGTTIRIEVPVDP
- a CDS encoding tRNA (cytidine(56)-2'-O)-methyltransferase; protein product: MNDAREVVVLRYGHRPGRDDRMTTHVGLTARALGADRVILPDNAGQSAETVRDITDRFGGPFAVELRDDQKAFVGNFEGVVVHLTMYGERVQDVEEDVREAVGLDEPEVVGEASPPRDLLVVVGGEKVPWALYERADFNVGVTNQPHSEVAGLSVFLDRLFEGAELDREWADADRRVVPEAIGKTVVDAGEEVADDDGSDPAGPS
- a CDS encoding DUF5803 family protein, with translation MNRRFALAAAAIALLAVSAGCLGYATGGGEVTNETLDAEPPREYEFDTDRDAAFTLSTDARYTAVYAVGDREEIRLYEQTPYAGDQPLEFEAFRYRYPDGEVITGSEFRARGGEIERTTDETWIRFADDMAGGEAAFSGAGSPRRFTMRAYVEGSYAVTLPPGFTTEFPIVGHVSPRDHSVEAVGDRDRIVWDGVSGGSIVVQSYREGDLVVFGVILVIGAVAAVAGTVYFRRQLEALRERRRDLGLGVYDDDDDDGLL
- a CDS encoding transcription factor, with protein sequence MAFEDLLNDPVIQKYLHELVGPTGMPVAAAPPDGEVTDEELAEELGLELNDVRRALFILYENDLATYRRVRDEDSGWLTYLWTFHYDNIPENLQEEMYRLLEALEEREEYERTHEFYLCEVCSIRFEFGEAMDFGFECPECGSPLEAMDNDRLRDAMDQRIEALRDELNVDVTG
- a CDS encoding ATPase domain-containing protein produces the protein MTSPTAERASTGIAGLDEILSGGLVPERSYMIRGQAGSGKTILSLHFLQQGVDEGETALFVNLEEDLRDLKANAAALGFDTDAIEFLDLSPGADAFVEDESYEVFEPAEVEREPLTDRIVEGVTAVDPDRVVVDPLTQLRFLLSDDYQFRKQVVGFMRFLKDRGATVLFTVQNTESLPTDDLEFITDGTIRLDAASYGKTVSVPKFRGSATQGGDHAYRVTDSGIEVYPALQPGVRNAGDGRFEQISSGIPEVDELLHGGIERGTVSIVSGPTGVGKTTLSTQFMKEAAGRGERSVIYLFEETRGTFLARSRAVNIPVDQMMEKGTLEVVEVEALERSPQEFARMVRDEVEGRDADIVMIDGISGYRLTLRGGDDQMLQQIHALGRYLKNAGVTGIFVDETRNVTGEFQATMENVSYLADNILFLRHLEVDGEIRKAIGVLKKRTSDFERTIREFKITEHGITVGEPMSGLRGILSGTPEVLDRERRGAERGDRDE
- a CDS encoding DUF2110 family protein; the encoded protein is MVVLATKCYVEGDARERALDGMNSLVANDVGELDVDWQVGVRDDDFVQIDVTGEDAPVARNVLAETWGEIVAHDGGLEAGEEYVGTLESWDDVGFTLDAGVDVFVPADELGLGVGSPEQVVERFGLVQHLPMRFVYGGDAGDPDAEPSRLADAERDRLYDWQRGDGRVNVNSATRGETRATVNRAGHAQDIVTVERLGLLEQSIVCAEGTDPPGLLAAIGSYLPAEMRCVV